One Natrinema halophilum genomic window carries:
- a CDS encoding succinylglutamate desuccinylase/aspartoacylase domain-containing protein: MRVAQLGTGEPEIAVVAGIHGDEPCGVRAVERLLDDRPSVNRPIKLIVVNEAALERRIRFVDEDLNRAFPGDPAATTHEGKLAHDLVSELEGCLAFSMHSTQSHAEPFAIVNGVTETARDIVPQLPVTAMVETSNFAEGRLFSAIDTIEVECGLQGSETAAENADRLTRAFLTAVDALPGDTVRRDLPVYRLTDVIRKDQADTYEVFVDNFTEVEPGAPFAAADGEKQIAEESFYPVLMSSNGYQDVFGYSAEKIDVLETQAVAD, encoded by the coding sequence ATGAGAGTTGCACAGCTTGGGACGGGAGAGCCAGAAATTGCAGTCGTTGCGGGTATCCATGGGGACGAACCATGCGGCGTCCGGGCTGTCGAGCGACTCCTCGATGACCGCCCATCCGTCAACCGCCCAATCAAACTCATCGTCGTCAACGAGGCGGCTCTGGAGCGACGGATTCGGTTCGTCGATGAAGATCTCAACCGCGCGTTCCCGGGTGACCCGGCAGCGACGACCCACGAGGGTAAACTCGCACACGATCTCGTCTCCGAACTCGAGGGCTGTCTGGCGTTCTCGATGCATTCGACGCAAAGCCATGCCGAACCGTTCGCCATCGTCAACGGTGTCACCGAGACGGCGAGAGACATCGTTCCACAACTTCCCGTCACGGCAATGGTCGAGACGAGCAACTTCGCGGAGGGCCGACTGTTCTCTGCTATCGATACCATCGAAGTCGAGTGTGGGCTTCAGGGATCGGAGACGGCTGCCGAAAATGCCGATCGACTGACACGGGCCTTTCTAACCGCTGTGGACGCGTTACCCGGAGATACGGTTCGCCGGGACCTCCCCGTTTACCGGCTCACTGACGTCATCCGGAAGGATCAGGCCGACACCTACGAAGTCTTCGTCGACAACTTCACCGAAGTCGAGCCAGGTGCACCGTTCGCCGCGGCTGACGGTGAAAAGCAGATCGCCGAAGAATCGTTCTACCCGGTCCTCATGTCGTCGAACGGATATCAAGACGTCTTCGGCTACTCTGCCGAAAAAATAGACGTCCTCGAGACGCAGGCTGTGGCGGACTAA
- a CDS encoding methionine synthase yields MSPQETKDQFRPENHENDTFLLTTVVGSYPKPKWLNRAKELYEDDDADFDEANWQEAKDDAARLITDEHERAGLDVVVDGEMRRTEMVEFFAHRIEGYEFNGPVKVWGHNYFDKPSVVSEVEYDESWLVDEYEFTAAATDRPVKVPITGPYTLANWSFNEAYDDEEELAYDLADLVNEEIEKLVDAGARYIQIDEPALATTPDDHAIVGEALERIVDDIPEEVRIGLHVCYGDYSRIYPEILEFPVDEFDLELANGDYDQLDVFKDPEFTKDLALGVCDVHVADVESVDEIEDNIKKGLEVVPPEQLVVSPDCGVKLLPREVAFGKMKNMVQAARNVEADLDAGNIDIERGTPTPADD; encoded by the coding sequence ATGAGCCCACAGGAAACCAAAGATCAGTTCCGACCCGAGAATCACGAGAACGACACCTTCCTGCTGACGACCGTCGTCGGCTCCTACCCCAAGCCCAAATGGCTCAACCGCGCGAAGGAACTCTACGAGGACGACGACGCCGACTTCGACGAAGCGAACTGGCAAGAAGCCAAAGACGACGCTGCCCGGCTCATCACGGACGAACACGAACGCGCCGGTCTCGACGTCGTCGTGGACGGCGAGATGCGCCGCACCGAGATGGTCGAATTCTTCGCCCATCGTATCGAGGGCTACGAGTTCAACGGCCCGGTCAAGGTCTGGGGTCACAACTACTTCGACAAGCCAAGCGTCGTCAGCGAAGTCGAGTACGACGAGAGCTGGCTCGTCGACGAGTACGAGTTCACCGCGGCAGCGACCGATCGACCGGTCAAGGTCCCCATTACGGGGCCCTACACCCTCGCTAACTGGTCGTTCAACGAAGCCTACGACGACGAGGAGGAACTCGCCTACGACCTCGCCGATCTCGTCAACGAGGAGATCGAAAAGCTAGTCGACGCCGGCGCACGCTACATCCAGATCGACGAACCCGCGCTCGCAACCACGCCCGACGACCACGCCATCGTCGGCGAAGCACTCGAGCGCATCGTCGACGACATCCCCGAGGAAGTCCGCATCGGCCTCCACGTCTGTTACGGCGATTACTCCCGTATCTATCCCGAGATCCTTGAATTCCCGGTCGACGAGTTCGACCTCGAACTCGCCAACGGTGATTACGACCAACTCGACGTGTTCAAAGATCCCGAATTCACGAAGGACCTTGCCCTCGGCGTCTGTGACGTCCACGTCGCTGACGTCGAATCTGTCGATGAGATCGAGGACAACATCAAGAAGGGTCTCGAGGTCGTCCCGCCGGAACAACTCGTCGTCTCCCCCGACTGCGGCGTAAAGCTACTGCCACGCGAGGTCGCCTTCGGCAAGATGAAGAACATGGTACAGGCTGCTCGGAACGTCGAAGCGGACCTCGACGCGGGCAACATCGATATCGAACGCGGTACGCCAACCCCGGCCGACGACTGA
- a CDS encoding 5-methyltetrahydropteroyltriglutamate--homocysteine methyltransferase translates to MTEYVSTTPGLYPLPDWAKDDLSDLKGHQKHDLVSGDEGEEITAAYDAAREEVIEGQIEAGLDRVVEGQLRWDDMLAHPLAVHDAVETRGIVRYYDNNNFYREPVVDGDLEFSGDVASELESAAELTDDLQAVLPGPYSLADLATDEHYGNEAEFIGAIGDFLAGEVEAFPDHETLFLLEPSLVENAPTDGEDERASDAIDQVANATDADVVVQPYWGALEEKVYAHLLDADIDAVGFDFVANQDDNLYNVQEYGVTDDISLGLADGQNTLVEDPEAIRDRVDWVDDQLQVTEFETVYLTTNTETFYLPYGKYVEKLDVLAEAADLAEVTAA, encoded by the coding sequence ATGACTGAGTACGTTTCGACCACGCCGGGACTGTATCCGCTCCCGGATTGGGCGAAAGACGACCTCTCGGACCTCAAAGGCCACCAGAAACACGATCTCGTCAGCGGTGACGAGGGCGAAGAGATCACCGCGGCCTACGATGCGGCCCGCGAGGAAGTGATCGAGGGACAGATCGAGGCGGGACTCGACCGCGTCGTCGAGGGCCAACTCCGCTGGGACGACATGCTCGCACACCCGCTCGCAGTCCACGACGCCGTTGAAACGCGCGGGATCGTCCGCTACTACGACAACAACAACTTTTACCGCGAACCCGTCGTCGACGGTGATCTCGAGTTCTCCGGTGACGTCGCCTCGGAACTCGAGTCGGCGGCCGAACTGACCGACGATCTGCAGGCCGTCCTCCCCGGTCCGTACTCGCTCGCGGATCTCGCGACCGACGAACACTACGGCAACGAGGCGGAATTTATCGGTGCGATCGGGGACTTCCTCGCCGGCGAGGTTGAGGCCTTCCCCGACCACGAGACCCTGTTCCTGCTCGAGCCGTCATTGGTCGAGAACGCACCGACGGACGGCGAAGACGAACGTGCCAGCGATGCGATCGATCAGGTCGCAAACGCAACCGACGCAGACGTCGTCGTCCAGCCGTACTGGGGCGCACTCGAGGAAAAAGTATACGCGCACCTGCTCGATGCCGACATCGACGCGGTCGGTTTCGATTTCGTCGCCAACCAGGACGACAATCTCTACAACGTACAGGAGTACGGGGTGACCGATGACATTTCACTCGGTCTCGCCGACGGCCAGAACACTCTCGTTGAGGACCCGGAGGCGATCCGGGACCGAGTCGACTGGGTCGACGACCAACTGCAGGTGACCGAGTTCGAAACGGTCTATCTGACGACCAATACGGAAACGTTCTATCTGCCCTACGGCAAGTACGTGGAGAAACTCGACGTCCTTGCGGAAGCCGCAGACCTCGCGGAGGTGACCGCCGCATGA
- a CDS encoding HemK2/MTQ2 family protein methyltransferase, giving the protein MGLDDRRDREPDVYQPAEDSALLARAACDRVGENELVLEVGTGSGFVAGRIADETDARVIASDVNPWAVRQARRTDVETVRADLVAPFRDGTFDAVVFNPPYLPTDPENEWDDWMERALSGGEDGRAVIDPFLETVDRVLAPDGVVYLLVSSLTGVDDVVGRAGEEGFSAVAIADESFPFETLTVLELLR; this is encoded by the coding sequence ATGGGGCTCGACGATAGACGCGACCGGGAGCCGGACGTCTACCAGCCCGCCGAAGACTCCGCGCTCTTGGCTCGAGCGGCCTGTGATCGGGTGGGCGAAAACGAGCTGGTTCTCGAAGTAGGCACCGGTTCGGGCTTCGTGGCCGGACGGATCGCCGACGAAACGGACGCCCGGGTTATCGCATCGGACGTAAACCCGTGGGCAGTACGACAAGCCCGCCGCACCGATGTCGAGACTGTGCGGGCCGACCTCGTCGCGCCGTTTCGCGACGGAACGTTCGACGCCGTGGTGTTCAACCCGCCGTATCTCCCGACCGATCCCGAAAACGAGTGGGACGACTGGATGGAACGTGCGCTGTCCGGCGGTGAAGACGGCCGCGCGGTCATCGATCCGTTTCTCGAGACGGTCGACCGCGTTCTCGCTCCCGACGGCGTCGTCTATCTGCTTGTCAGTAGCCTCACTGGCGTCGACGATGTCGTCGGACGCGCCGGCGAGGAAGGGTTCAGTGCCGTCGCCATCGCCGATGAATCGTTCCCCTTCGAGACGCTAACAGTCCTCGAATTGCTTCGGTAA
- a CDS encoding mechanosensitive ion channel family protein, whose product MSGLLTGLDWLSEAIPSATLKLAVSLVAVAIVVSVLLSYRRFHAWVCQRTKPLYADVISMTLLIGICFVCLGVVTGVWGRMEEVQQLYSELDLNSNVIPRAIFSFLLIVVTVIITRFVRRLIEEVFGSSSAVTAHQRKVTHRLSQVIIWSVSLVVVLGVWIEDLGSLLVGAGFLGIIVGMAARQTLGTMLSGFVLMFARPFEIGDWIEVEDNEGVVTDISIVNTQLRSFDGEYIMIPNDVIASSMVTNRSKRGRLRLEIEVGVDYATDVDRAITLAEDAIDDIEQALSAPAPQVVTKSFGDSAVVLSARFWIDKPSARRYWRARTEAIGAIKRAYEAEDITIPFPQRELSGRAETGGFRIADEQERSVGSQTGENGSDEARQEHRMTTPEEN is encoded by the coding sequence ATGTCCGGATTACTGACGGGACTCGACTGGCTGTCGGAAGCGATTCCGTCGGCCACCCTCAAACTCGCAGTCTCTCTCGTTGCGGTTGCGATCGTAGTCTCGGTTCTTCTCTCCTATCGACGATTCCACGCGTGGGTTTGCCAACGGACGAAGCCGCTTTACGCCGACGTCATCTCGATGACCTTGCTCATCGGCATCTGTTTCGTGTGCCTCGGCGTCGTGACGGGTGTCTGGGGGCGCATGGAAGAAGTTCAGCAGCTGTACTCGGAACTCGATCTGAACAGTAACGTCATTCCGCGTGCGATCTTTTCGTTCCTTCTCATCGTCGTGACGGTGATCATCACCCGATTCGTCCGCCGATTGATCGAGGAAGTATTCGGTTCATCGTCCGCCGTGACGGCCCACCAGCGGAAAGTCACTCATCGCCTCTCGCAGGTGATCATCTGGTCCGTCTCGCTCGTCGTCGTGCTGGGCGTCTGGATCGAGGATCTCGGGAGCCTCCTCGTGGGTGCCGGCTTCCTCGGTATCATCGTCGGCATGGCCGCTCGCCAGACCCTGGGAACGATGCTCTCGGGCTTCGTGCTGATGTTCGCGCGGCCGTTCGAGATCGGCGACTGGATCGAAGTCGAGGACAACGAGGGAGTCGTCACCGACATTTCGATCGTTAACACGCAACTTCGGTCGTTCGACGGCGAGTACATCATGATCCCCAACGACGTCATCGCCTCGAGCATGGTAACCAATCGTTCGAAGCGAGGCCGCCTGCGCCTCGAGATCGAAGTCGGCGTTGACTATGCAACCGACGTCGATCGGGCGATCACCCTCGCCGAAGACGCAATCGACGACATCGAACAGGCGCTTTCCGCGCCGGCACCCCAGGTCGTTACCAAGTCCTTCGGCGATTCAGCCGTCGTTCTTTCAGCTCGGTTCTGGATCGATAAACCGAGTGCAAGGCGATACTGGCGGGCGCGGACTGAAGCGATTGGCGCTATCAAACGAGCGTACGAAGCCGAAGACATTACGATCCCGTTCCCACAGCGGGAACTCTCAGGACGAGCCGAAACCGGCGGGTTCCGGATCGCCGACGAACAGGAGCGGAGTGTGGGGAGCCAGACGGGCGAGAACGGCAGTGACGAAGCCAGACAGGAACACCGGATGACCACTCCGGAGGAGAACTGA
- a CDS encoding 16S ribosomal RNA methyltransferase A, which translates to MRDPDGLIARAGVRGDPDRDQHFLVDDRVLDRLPTYLDDIDADTRHLLEIGGGTGALTDRLLAVADEVTVVERDPVLADFLREEFAGEIDAGTLTVIEGDALNVDLPDFSASVSNLPYGVSSEIAFRLFPRKQPLVLMFQQEFAERMVAEPGTSEYGRLSVSSQHYADVELVESIPNEAFSPPPAVRSAVVRAVPREPGYEVDDDEFFLRFVKALFTQRRKTIRNAIRNTAHISRLGNPEAVVDAADDAVLQKRAGAMAPSEFAALARLARDVGNPDAV; encoded by the coding sequence ATGAGAGATCCAGACGGGTTGATCGCGCGTGCCGGCGTCCGTGGCGATCCGGACCGCGACCAGCACTTTCTCGTCGACGATCGTGTTCTGGACCGGTTGCCGACCTATCTCGATGATATCGACGCCGATACGCGTCACCTGCTCGAGATCGGTGGCGGCACGGGGGCGCTGACGGACCGACTGCTCGCGGTCGCCGACGAGGTGACCGTCGTGGAGCGCGATCCCGTTCTCGCTGATTTTCTTCGCGAGGAGTTCGCAGGGGAGATAGACGCTGGCACCCTTACGGTGATCGAAGGTGATGCTCTGAACGTCGACCTTCCGGACTTTTCGGCGTCGGTGTCGAACCTGCCGTACGGCGTCTCGAGCGAAATCGCGTTTCGACTTTTTCCCCGAAAGCAGCCGCTGGTGTTAATGTTCCAACAGGAATTCGCCGAGCGGATGGTCGCCGAGCCCGGCACGAGCGAATACGGCCGGCTCTCGGTCTCGAGTCAGCACTACGCTGACGTCGAACTGGTCGAATCGATCCCGAACGAAGCGTTCTCCCCGCCGCCGGCGGTCCGGAGCGCGGTGGTACGAGCGGTTCCGCGCGAGCCCGGGTACGAAGTCGACGACGATGAATTTTTCCTGCGATTCGTCAAGGCGTTGTTCACCCAGCGCCGGAAGACGATCCGCAACGCGATCCGGAACACGGCGCATATTTCCAGGCTGGGAAACCCCGAGGCCGTCGTCGACGCGGCCGACGATGCCGTTCTACAGAAACGGGCCGGCGCGATGGCGCCCTCCGAGTTCGCCGCGTTGGCCCGACTTGCGCGGGACGTCGGCAATCCCGATGCCGTGTAA
- a CDS encoding HdeD family acid-resistance protein, with amino-acid sequence MVDASVNQRTGIDPDQDWRIPAGGGFLLVVLGLLAILFPFVTGVSLSVILGALLVVGGFAHVAHAFSVPGWTGSAIQLLLAVVYVVAGIGLLANPVLGLTTLTLLVIAYLFVGGIVEIGAGLSMPREANGLWIAVSGVIGIFLAGLLWAGWPSTALWAIGTLFGINVLVSGVALLSVGSAERRVVGEESTAAA; translated from the coding sequence ATGGTAGACGCTTCAGTGAATCAGAGGACCGGTATCGATCCCGATCAAGACTGGCGAATCCCGGCGGGCGGCGGATTCTTGCTGGTCGTCCTCGGCCTGTTGGCGATCCTGTTCCCGTTTGTCACCGGCGTGTCGCTGTCGGTGATCCTCGGTGCGTTACTCGTTGTCGGCGGATTCGCCCACGTGGCCCACGCGTTTTCGGTACCCGGATGGACGGGAAGTGCGATACAGTTACTCCTCGCGGTAGTCTACGTTGTCGCCGGAATCGGCTTACTGGCGAACCCGGTACTGGGGTTGACGACGCTGACGCTGCTCGTAATCGCATACCTGTTCGTCGGCGGAATCGTCGAAATAGGTGCAGGGCTGAGCATGCCTCGTGAGGCGAACGGGCTATGGATCGCCGTCAGCGGCGTGATCGGAATCTTTCTGGCGGGCTTGCTATGGGCCGGGTGGCCGTCGACCGCACTGTGGGCGATTGGAACGCTTTTCGGAATCAACGTGCTCGTAAGCGGCGTCGCGTTGCTGTCGGTCGGGTCGGCCGAGCGGCGCGTCGTCGGAGAGGAATCGACTGCTGCAGCGTGA
- a CDS encoding DUF211 domain-containing protein has product MAPPIRRLILDVMKPHEPDIIEFAEVVAGCTGVSGVNVALVETDRVVQNLKLTIEGDAIDAATIEGAITDLGGTVHSIDGVACGERLVDERDTPQDN; this is encoded by the coding sequence ATGGCACCCCCGATACGGCGGCTCATTCTCGATGTGATGAAGCCACACGAACCCGACATCATCGAATTTGCGGAAGTCGTTGCCGGCTGCACGGGCGTCTCCGGGGTCAACGTCGCACTCGTCGAGACCGATCGTGTCGTCCAGAATCTCAAGCTGACGATCGAAGGCGACGCCATCGATGCCGCGACTATCGAGGGGGCCATCACCGATCTCGGCGGAACGGTTCACTCGATCGACGGGGTCGCATGCGGTGAGCGACTGGTCGACGAGCGAGACACGCCCCAGGACAACTGA
- a CDS encoding VIT1/CCC1 transporter family protein, whose amino-acid sequence MASLRTLLADEDVRSISRRYFISNGFDGTLTSIGVVVGAYLSGVTDGFTVFTIGLGAAVGLGTSGVWSVWEIERAEKQAELMRIERAMLTDLQDTTLRDRREGARKINAVASGIGPLIGIILPLLPFLARGVLFSPLEATIVAVGIGVVVLFTFGAYLGSISKQNWIVAGVRMGLAGIVVAVLNLFLPG is encoded by the coding sequence GTGGCCTCCCTTCGCACACTCCTCGCTGACGAGGACGTCAGGTCGATCTCGCGTCGGTATTTCATTTCAAACGGATTCGACGGGACGTTGACGAGCATCGGGGTCGTCGTCGGCGCGTACCTATCGGGGGTCACCGACGGATTCACCGTGTTCACCATCGGTCTGGGGGCGGCCGTCGGTCTTGGGACGTCCGGCGTCTGGAGCGTCTGGGAGATCGAACGAGCAGAGAAACAGGCCGAGCTGATGCGAATCGAGCGCGCTATGCTAACCGACCTGCAAGACACGACACTCCGCGATCGTCGTGAAGGCGCGCGAAAGATCAACGCCGTCGCGAGCGGAATCGGTCCGCTCATCGGAATCATACTCCCGCTGTTGCCGTTTCTCGCTCGAGGCGTCCTCTTCTCGCCGCTCGAGGCCACGATCGTGGCAGTCGGAATCGGTGTGGTTGTCCTCTTTACGTTCGGGGCGTATCTCGGCTCGATTTCGAAACAGAACTGGATCGTCGCCGGGGTCCGTATGGGGCTGGCGGGAATCGTCGTTGCGGTTCTCAACCTGTTCTTACCCGGGTGA
- a CDS encoding CBS domain-containing protein has product MPVENLARSNVVTAATDVSIDDLASIMIDEAVGSVVITDDGKPTGIVTDRDLVANVLAEKTDPDAVVAEDVMSEDPCTIEHGAGFYQATELMSEHGIRRLPVTDSDGELSGILTIDDLNELLADEHQELAGVIRKQRPPY; this is encoded by the coding sequence ATGCCAGTCGAAAACCTCGCTCGAAGCAACGTGGTTACGGCCGCGACCGACGTTTCGATTGACGACCTTGCATCGATCATGATTGACGAGGCTGTCGGCAGCGTCGTCATTACGGACGACGGGAAACCCACCGGTATCGTCACCGATCGCGATTTAGTAGCGAACGTCCTCGCGGAGAAAACCGATCCGGACGCGGTGGTGGCAGAAGACGTGATGTCGGAAGATCCGTGCACGATCGAACACGGCGCTGGCTTCTACCAGGCGACCGAACTGATGAGCGAACACGGCATCCGACGACTCCCTGTTACGGATTCCGACGGGGAACTATCGGGAATCCTCACAATCGACGACCTGAACGAACTGCTCGCCGACGAACACCAGGAACTTGCGGGGGTCATCCGGAAACAGCGACCGCCGTACTGA
- the trxA gene encoding thioredoxin, whose protein sequence is MATDAYDGEAGQSIDEPLHIESGSHLDDVADEHDVVLVDFYADWCGPCKMLEPVLERLAGETDAVIAKVDVDQHQQLAGAYGVRGVPTLVLFADGEQVEQHTGALPADRLRSLIEGYTNE, encoded by the coding sequence ATGGCAACTGATGCATACGACGGCGAAGCCGGACAGTCGATCGACGAACCGCTCCATATCGAGAGCGGAAGCCACCTCGATGATGTCGCAGACGAGCACGACGTCGTTCTCGTCGACTTCTACGCTGACTGGTGTGGTCCCTGCAAGATGCTCGAGCCAGTCCTCGAGAGACTGGCCGGCGAGACCGACGCCGTAATCGCGAAGGTCGACGTCGACCAGCACCAGCAGCTCGCGGGTGCGTACGGCGTCAGGGGCGTCCCGACGCTCGTCCTCTTCGCGGACGGCGAACAGGTCGAACAACATACCGGCGCACTGCCCGCTGACCGACTTCGCAGTCTGATCGAGGGATATACCAACGAATGA
- a CDS encoding NAD(P)/FAD-dependent oxidoreductase — translation MNEHATESETIHDVIVVGSGVAGLSAAVYAARADLEPLVLEGPEPGGQLTLTTDVENYLGFPEGVGGMELIQRGKDQAHRFGAEFRHGSIESATFDERPFELDLATGDTLRTRALIVATGASARWVGAENEDELMGYGLSTCATCDGAFHRGDDVLVIGGGDSAMEEALFLAKFADSVTIVHRRDELRASDIMARRARDHEKISFRWNTELLEIHGTQDGGVTGATLVRHPDGRPKKKLEAGANVEYDEVDVGGIFYGVGHVPNTDFLANTAVTLDDSGHLRTLDGRTTETSVDGVFGAGDVMDPEYRQAITAAGTGSMAALDAEAWLEERAIAGTQSDAVTEVPADD, via the coding sequence ATGAACGAGCATGCGACAGAATCCGAGACTATCCACGACGTGATCGTCGTCGGCTCCGGCGTCGCCGGGCTCTCGGCTGCGGTGTACGCCGCACGAGCCGATCTCGAGCCGCTGGTCCTCGAGGGCCCGGAGCCAGGCGGTCAGCTAACGCTTACGACCGACGTAGAGAACTACCTCGGCTTCCCCGAGGGAGTCGGCGGCATGGAGTTGATCCAGCGTGGAAAAGACCAGGCTCACCGCTTCGGCGCCGAGTTCCGCCACGGCAGCATCGAGAGCGCGACGTTCGACGAGCGGCCGTTCGAACTCGACCTCGCGACCGGTGACACGCTTCGAACCCGTGCGCTGATCGTCGCGACCGGTGCGAGCGCCCGCTGGGTTGGAGCCGAGAACGAAGACGAACTGATGGGCTACGGACTCTCGACGTGTGCGACCTGCGACGGTGCGTTCCACCGCGGCGACGATGTCCTCGTGATCGGTGGTGGCGACAGCGCGATGGAAGAAGCGCTCTTCCTGGCGAAATTCGCCGACAGCGTAACGATCGTTCACCGCCGTGACGAGCTGCGCGCATCGGACATCATGGCCCGCAGAGCCCGCGACCACGAGAAGATCTCGTTTCGCTGGAACACCGAATTGCTCGAGATTCACGGCACACAAGACGGCGGCGTCACGGGGGCAACTCTCGTCCGGCACCCGGACGGCCGACCGAAGAAGAAACTCGAAGCGGGCGCGAATGTCGAGTACGACGAGGTCGACGTCGGCGGCATCTTCTATGGCGTCGGCCACGTTCCGAACACGGATTTCCTCGCGAACACCGCCGTCACACTCGACGACTCCGGACACCTGCGGACGCTCGACGGGCGGACGACCGAAACTTCGGTCGACGGCGTCTTCGGTGCCGGCGACGTGATGGACCCCGAATACCGACAGGCAATCACTGCCGCCGGAACCGGAAGCATGGCCGCTCTCGACGCAGAGGCATGGCTCGAGGAACGAGCGATAGCGGGGACACAGTCCGACGCCGTTACCGAGGTGCCGGCTGACGATTAG
- a CDS encoding universal stress protein produces MYDTILVATDGSDPATRAADHAIDLASSFDADLYSLYVVDTRRYGSSMMSNADSVAEDLKERGQEILTDIASRADVDVTTEVRSGQPSQQIGEYADEIDADLLIIGNRGLTSGGEIGSTAERVVRYVDRPVITA; encoded by the coding sequence ATGTACGATACCATCCTCGTCGCGACGGACGGGAGTGACCCCGCAACTCGAGCTGCCGACCACGCAATCGATCTCGCGTCGTCGTTCGACGCCGATCTCTATTCGCTTTACGTCGTCGATACGCGGCGATACGGAAGCTCGATGATGTCGAACGCAGATTCTGTCGCCGAAGATTTGAAAGAGCGGGGACAGGAGATTCTGACTGATATCGCGTCTCGGGCAGACGTCGATGTAACGACTGAGGTGCGAAGCGGACAACCCTCTCAACAGATCGGTGAGTACGCAGACGAAATCGACGCTGATCTGCTCATTATTGGTAACCGCGGTCTCACTTCCGGTGGTGAAATCGGAAGCACCGCAGAACGAGTCGTTAGATACGTCGACCGACCGGTGATCACGGCCTGA
- a CDS encoding universal stress protein → MTFVVPFDGSPLAEAALVRAAEYGDALEEFVTAVSVVPERKRYAREKGWIGDDETYDVDSVVEQLREQVRSIAPDATFEHERIREFPPESQLADHIERLVLDHDPSVVFLGSDNVGRVVTPLTSVGVHVAAEEAYDVFIVRHQHPPRLDAIEPHADFYDDENTSS, encoded by the coding sequence ATGACGTTCGTCGTTCCATTTGATGGATCACCGCTCGCAGAAGCCGCCCTCGTCAGAGCCGCCGAATACGGGGACGCACTCGAGGAGTTCGTGACGGCCGTCTCCGTGGTCCCCGAACGAAAGCGGTACGCGAGAGAGAAAGGGTGGATCGGTGACGATGAGACGTACGACGTCGACTCCGTCGTGGAGCAACTTCGTGAACAGGTTCGATCGATCGCCCCCGATGCGACGTTTGAACACGAACGAATCCGCGAGTTCCCGCCGGAATCCCAGTTAGCCGATCACATCGAGCGGCTGGTTCTCGACCACGATCCGAGCGTCGTGTTTCTCGGCAGCGACAACGTCGGCCGCGTCGTGACGCCGCTGACGAGCGTGGGGGTTCACGTGGCCGCCGAGGAAGCGTACGACGTTTTCATCGTCCGACATCAACATCCGCCCAGACTCGACGCGATCGAACCACACGCGGACTTCTACGACGACGAGAACACCTCGTCGTAG